The Rhodococcus triatomae genome includes a window with the following:
- a CDS encoding DUF1707 SHOCT-like domain-containing protein, whose protein sequence is MTAFTPGSSARSTVDLRARDSDRVDTCALLDSALADGQFTEDEHASRVESAMGAKTFGELRALIGDLQFPGRLGNVPVLRPERRRNGRRWALAGGTVAVAFGLGALAGVIGNGLGGSAEASDHAGSGWTTPEGIERFLDDYRDRFGDLTADEVLLFPEHASVDRVGEDPRSATDYLYRGEFREFGSPSTRSLDTVPVDLAELDVERLIGLVRGAPETLGVPTGIVDQIRFEYDDSDLEPRPIVRIYVEDEQAQTSGHMEIAFDGEILELFPRSAD, encoded by the coding sequence ATGACCGCATTCACCCCGGGGTCGTCCGCGCGTTCCACCGTGGACCTGCGTGCCCGCGACTCCGATCGGGTCGACACCTGCGCACTGCTCGACTCCGCCCTCGCGGACGGCCAGTTCACCGAGGACGAGCACGCCTCCCGGGTGGAGTCGGCGATGGGAGCCAAGACTTTCGGCGAGCTGCGGGCACTGATCGGGGATCTGCAGTTCCCCGGACGGCTCGGGAACGTACCGGTGTTGCGCCCGGAGCGCCGCAGAAACGGTCGGCGGTGGGCGCTGGCCGGTGGAACCGTCGCCGTCGCATTCGGTCTCGGCGCGCTGGCCGGTGTCATCGGAAACGGCCTCGGCGGTTCCGCGGAAGCGTCCGACCACGCCGGCTCGGGCTGGACGACCCCCGAGGGGATCGAGCGCTTCCTCGACGACTACCGCGATCGTTTCGGTGACCTCACGGCCGACGAGGTGTTGCTCTTCCCGGAGCACGCCTCCGTCGACCGAGTGGGCGAGGACCCCCGGTCCGCCACCGACTACCTGTACCGCGGCGAGTTCCGGGAGTTCGGCAGCCCCTCGACGCGGTCCCTCGACACGGTCCCGGTCGATCTCGCGGAACTCGACGTGGAGCGGCTGATCGGCCTCGTCCGCGGGGCGCCGGAGACACTGGGCGTGCCGACCGGGATCGTCGACCAGATCCGGTTCGAGTACGACGACTCCGACCTGGAACCACGCCCGATCGTCCGGATCTACGTCGAGGACGAGCAGGCCCAGACGAGCGGGCACATGGAGATCGCGTTCGACGGCGAGATCCTCGAATTGTTCCCTCGGTCCGCGGACTGA